The Thermomicrobiales bacterium genome includes a region encoding these proteins:
- a CDS encoding DUF917 domain-containing protein, with amino-acid sequence EKGNTCILNTCNNRWTETFARTIAIDMGCSAFIGLFVMTGKQIKAAAVAGTITKVESIGKTIRAAHASHVDPVEAVRAATNGHLIWKGKIADLNRRTETGFARGTALIDGVDEYEGRRLAIDFQNEFLIAREGDRTIASTPDLITILDSEAGNAITTESLRYGYRVAVLGIPCDPRWRTAGGIELAGPRYFGYDIEYSPIESLAAED; translated from the coding sequence ACGAAAAGGGCAACACCTGCATTCTCAATACCTGCAACAACCGCTGGACCGAGACTTTCGCTCGTACGATCGCCATCGATATGGGTTGCTCAGCATTCATTGGGCTGTTCGTGATGACAGGCAAGCAGATCAAAGCAGCTGCCGTGGCCGGCACGATCACAAAGGTCGAATCGATTGGCAAGACGATCCGAGCCGCGCATGCGTCCCACGTCGATCCGGTGGAAGCGGTTCGCGCCGCCACCAACGGTCATCTGATCTGGAAGGGCAAGATCGCAGATCTGAACCGGCGCACCGAAACCGGATTCGCGCGCGGGACAGCGTTGATCGATGGTGTGGACGAGTATGAAGGTCGTCGCCTTGCGATCGATTTCCAGAACGAGTTTCTGATCGCTCGCGAAGGAGACCGAACGATCGCCAGCACGCCGGACCTGATCACGATTCTCGACTCCGAGGCGGGCAATGCGATTACGACCGAATCGCTGCGATACGGCTACCGTGTCGCGGTGTTGGGGATACCCTGCGACCCCCGTTGGCGGACTGCGGGTGGGATCGAGCTCGCCGGTCCTCGCTATTTCGGATACGACATCGAGTACTCGCCTATCGAATCACTTGCTGCGGAAGACTGA
- a CDS encoding nitroreductase family protein: MSKESDLVFQNMMTRRAVRSFTGESVSDDALWEIVQAGRWAASGGNLRPHRFLITRDSDRIRQIRSFSPGMLAEPHAIIAILIDWDQVSREFSSIEPSMIPYVDVGTAAQNMLNMAHALGVGSCPVTSFSQSGIAGVIGLPPNMSVELLIMLGDPKPVDRGLAADAPKSVTTRDLTSWEQFGNHDRD; this comes from the coding sequence ATGAGCAAAGAGAGCGATCTCGTCTTTCAGAACATGATGACCCGGCGAGCGGTACGCTCGTTCACCGGCGAATCAGTTTCTGACGATGCGCTGTGGGAGATCGTCCAGGCCGGGCGATGGGCCGCCAGCGGCGGGAATCTGCGACCACACCGCTTCTTGATCACACGCGATTCGGACAGGATTCGCCAGATCCGATCGTTCTCTCCCGGGATGCTGGCCGAACCGCATGCAATCATCGCGATTCTGATCGACTGGGACCAGGTGTCGCGTGAGTTCTCCTCTATCGAACCCTCGATGATTCCTTATGTCGATGTTGGAACCGCTGCGCAAAACATGCTGAACATGGCTCATGCGCTTGGAGTTGGAAGCTGTCCGGTGACCTCGTTCAGCCAGTCGGGCATCGCAGGCGTGATCGGCCTTCCGCCGAACATGTCCGTGGAACTGCTCATCATGCTGGGCGATCCAAAGCCGGTGGACCGTGGCCTCGCCGCAGATGCTCCGAAGTCGGTGACCACCCGTGACCTCACCTCATGGGAGCAGTTCGGCAACCACGATCGAGACTAG
- a CDS encoding DUF6092 family protein, producing the protein MDEQNAVLTEAQANELISFLLSSAEITLKEPIHYGPLRLVDAVSRLIGFMESNGSVPDDGYLANLKDEIDVKKQWCMWDKPAFYDFLRNAPRGMAEYVVTTSEGSTE; encoded by the coding sequence ATGGACGAGCAGAATGCGGTCTTGACCGAGGCACAGGCGAACGAGTTGATCTCGTTTCTCTTGAGTTCCGCGGAAATCACGTTGAAGGAGCCGATTCACTATGGGCCATTGCGTCTGGTGGACGCGGTTAGCCGGCTCATTGGATTCATGGAGTCCAACGGCTCCGTACCGGACGACGGCTACCTCGCAAACCTGAAGGATGAGATCGATGTCAAGAAGCAGTGGTGCATGTGGGACAAGCCGGCCTTCTATGACTTTCTTCGCAACGCACCTCGCGGAATGGCTGAGTATGTGGTGACCACCTCAGAGGGCAGCACCGAATGA